The genomic segment GCCAGTGCCTCGATTCCCTTTTCTACAGATTCATGGGAAACTGTGTGTTTTCTGCCTACTCTGTGAGGCGTATCTGAGGTGGTCGCAGCTACCAGGGTCCGAAAAGACTGTTGACCCCGCGGATATCATCCGATATACCAAAGAATGGGATTTTTATGGGATGTTCGGTTTGGCAGCCCTGGGTATGTAGGCGACATGTTGTTAGACACACCCAGGGTTACGTACTAGTTTGACGGTAGAGGTGGGATGCATGTGAGATTCTCTTCTTCTCAGTTCAAaggtttgtgccctgtgatcggGTTTGACCCTGCGTGGTTTTCCTGGGCGGGTCCCTATCTTTCAGAGTTGGGTGTTTTCCTCGGAGGCGTGCTTGCTTTCCTGTGGCTCCTGCAGCGGTTCCGGAGGGCACACCTGAAGCCGCAGTTGCTGTTCGAAGCCCTGTTGCTGTCCTGCTATGGCAAGCTGCTGCTCATACCCGCTGTCATATGGGAGCATGACTACTCACCATTATGTTTTGGGCTTATCCGACTCTTTGTGCTCGCCTCCAACTCCCAGGCTATTCGAGGTAGGCATTAGGGTCCAGGCGATTATGGAATCCTGTCGAGTTACTTACATAATCGTTTAAGTCTAGATTAAAAATATACCTCTATATTAGGCAACATATTTAAGCAGCAGAATATTTTACTGTAGCACGTAATAATGCAGCATTATCCAAAAAACAACGGGTGTTGCCTTTTTAATCACATTGACTCATGATTTGAAAAATAATTGAGTAtaaaaagctgaactgattcaCAGTGTAATGAGTGTGAGTAGAGATATGTGCCACATGGAGGCGCTATTTCTTCGTTCAAtatccattaaaaaaaagacTGGGTCATTTTTAGTCATTTAAAACATACAGAGAAAACTGACtttttattacttgttaaataccTTCTGTTTTTATTATAACCTGTTTTCTCACCCTTTTAGTTATTTTGAACATCAGCAGAAGACTGTCGATCATGGCGGTGTTCTTTGGTTTGCTGCTGGAAACTGGTATGGCAAAAAGGATTCACACTCTGCTGTGAAGCATACAGGAACCCCTTTGGTTCTGGTGTTTGGACCCACCTGTGCTTTTCAAGACTGGACCTGCAGAGACACTTGAGTCGGCCCTGTGGCAGAGACTCGATTGACCGGAGTTAATAAGCGCCGGAGTTCTTGGTATTATTAAGTATCGCATTTTCTGTGCCCCTTGACGTACTTAGCTAGCGTAGGGGAAACTTTGTAACATTTGTGGAATTCGGAGATTAAACAATATGTCAATTGACGAAATTCACATTTTTAAGCAGTTTATTACTAAATATTATTACAAGCAGCAACTTAAGTTTGCCGACATGGAGGAAAAGAACTGCCCAACACTGAATCGTGGGACAGCACATGGAAGGATAGAAATGTGTTCTACTTCATAATAGTCTGATTATACTTTAAATGTGACATATACATGTCATATTTTAGTTGTCAGTGgttataccatccatccatttaataatttattaattttagcTTCACAGTGAGGTTTATTCTTTTATATAAATGGTGAATATAGTTTAAACCATGGGCAAAGAATTGTTGGTTAGTGTTTATTGCACACTGAGCTGTAACCAGTGTGTGAAACactaaaggattttttttttcattaatgtTACTTTGAGATttttaataaagtttttttcccccccataaTTCACATCTGGAAAGTTACTCCGACTCATGGATGGAGCACCGCTGTGAGGTGTGTCCTTTTTGGAAGGACAGGGTAGGACTATAGCTTTTATTTCAGCTAACTGCCCTGTGTTTGTACTGAAATTAGCAACAATGTAGAGAATTTCCCGAGCGTTTCGCAAGAAGGCTGTCAGCTGAAACTCAGCCTTTGTTGAGAACAAATAACCCCCCCAGAAGCAAACGCCGCAGTCAGGCGTGAGACATACAGGCATCCTGGCTGCAGGCTCTGACCCTTCAATTGCCTTTCATATGTGCATGACTTGCTCAGTTAGAGAAACCGAGACGAACATAATTTTTGGAATAACAGAACTGACCCAGCAACGATCTCAGGCAACACACACATATGAATCGGACTGAGATCCATTAGACTGATAAGTAGTTGTACCGATAAAGATTTTGGGAAACACGTGTTTCAAGTTATTGGGGATTCTTGTATCCTGGGGTCTCTTGGAATCATCCCAACTGAATCTGTGGAAGTCAGTGTATGAAGGTGTGGAATTGCAAGTATTTGACACACATGGTCTGGGAGAATTTGTGCGCTCGTTGTAAATGCTGTTCGGCAGATAAATCATCTGTGCAGCGAGAAAGGAGAGCTTGACTATGGGATaactgtgcccttgagaggtaaagtgggatatcccacaacaaaaaaaaaaggttttgagaaaatgagctccaaagttgaaattcttttaaaaaaaatcagtgtggctataccctacaattgatatatatcataggtagcacagaggtatgacttagataataacgacttatccaattgaaaatattcaacataaagggggtaggggtcaaaaatgtgggataggccactttacctctcaagccTTGGTTTTTTGTTTCAGTTGGAGAAACAATGAGGCCATTTCAGTTTGGTGTCGCCTTCTGCTTGTACTCACTACTCAATGGCTTCAATGTTTTACTGTCTTTTGAAATTCTCCTTTGCTCATTCTACTCACCTACGAAGTAGTATGATGTACAGATATGTTACTGACGCGTCACATACTTCCTCATCTCGGAATTTGTCAGGGTGAAGTGTCTCGAGGTGTTTTTTTGGTTTTCATGCTGTGACAAGCATCTGAATGTTTGCCTGCATACCCTTAGGCTTAGAGGTGCACCaaagcatgccccccccccccccaaaacgatCACTATGGGATCTGGGAAAATTCCTTATGGTCTCCAGCTGGCCTTGTTATAAACAGGCATTGTTCTAAGGTCAAAGATAAACAAAGCTAATAGAGGAACTTTACGGTCTGAATACACCATGCCCCGTGGAGGACACTGATCCTCCCGTCTTTCTATTTTGGTGCTTCTACaagacaaaaataataataaaataaacatagaaTAAATGCTTAGCAGAAACATAAGCAAATGGCACCCGGCTTATAAATTTGCCCCTTTCGCAGGGCAAACGTCGCTTGAGGTTTCGTGGTATGTTCAGGGGCTAGGGTGTGTTCAGTTAGATTAATGACATTCAGGAGCAGATTAATCTAATTTCCGAGGGAAGATCCTTGGCCGAGGCCAAAAAAAAACGACGTGCGCCAGTCTTCCCCTTGTTCAACCCAACACACGTCTCCTCAAAGTGAGGAAGGAGCTATTGAAAGTCCACGTTGGTGCCGCGTGATTGCAGATGTCTCGTTTGGGAGACACTGCACAGGCTGGAAAACGGCTTTCAAAAGGAAAATCGTGCTTGGAAGAGTTTgaatcggggagggggggggggtgactgaaaTTTGTTTCTTCCCCAGTAAAAATACTGCTTATTTCATACCATGTGGGATACTATTGGACTAACCTAAATGGAATTTCATATAAAATACTGTCTTTGATGTTTAAGCTTTTCAAGCCTGGCAAATGATGTTTAAGCTGATCTGAAGCTGAACCCTTAACAATCTTAAGATGACTTTCGGCTGCTGGACACCACGAGTGACCTCAGTAAACTGTTCGAGGAGATTTTAGAAGTTATTGAAATATACTGAGATATATTCATACAAGTTTGAAATGGCTGAGCTGAAGATTGGACCAGCATGCTTTATTTTGAGTGCCAGCCATGAACTGAACCAGTCTTATGCTACATGTATTGACCAAGTTTCAATGTGACGACATTTAGTGTCAAATTCAAATTGTATGTAGTTTCACTTATTATCCCAAACAAGCTGCAGTAAAGCTGCTCTTCCAGGAAGCAGGTGAGACTCTGTCAGGTAAAGAAACATAATGTACtaaaaaaggaacaaaaaaagTGAACCAATGAGCCAAGTTTTCCAGCTGCATCACAATACTGACAAACAGTGCTGCATGCCGCACCCACACTAGCCCTCCACAAATCAGGCTGCCCCAATGTCGTTTtactctcaatcagccaataacagttgGATGCCAGGAACAAAGTTAAGAACCACTGCTTTATCATTTGCCGATTGAGAGGttttcccaaaaacctgcacctaCACTGGCCCTCTCTAGATCAGGTTACCCACCCCTGTCTTAAAGGCACTTGATATAACGGCCAAAAAAGAGATCAAAGACAACCTTTAATAAGATGAGGTATAGAAAATTCTGTCAAAGTTAAGCTCAGTTCTAGGTATCAGGTTTCAAGAGTAATTTGAACATCCACATCTGCAGGTCTGTTCAGAGAGATGCAGTGATTTATTGCTTTGAAAGATATGTAGTGAAAACGCATACAGGCAAAGACATGCCTATAACCGTTGATTACCAGTTAATAGGTACTTTCACCAGAAGCTAAAACCTGAGGGGATTTGTGCATTTTAATTCATCAAGTCAAAGTCTGAAGGAGTGTTCAGTGTTATGATGTCACTATTGTACCATGATAAATTACCATGGAAACCACAAAGTATCACCATGGCGATGACTCCCTAACGGTCTAGCTGAGTAACGGCCAAGGAGCCAGGCAACACGCGCCTAGGCGTGACTTTTtggatgagattttttttttaaatcttgtgAAGTCTGGAGACCAGGTGCTGGAGGACACACATGGCCCATAGCAGAGTATAGTTTGTCCATCTCCAGTTTCACACACATTCCGTTTAGGGGGTGAAAGTGTCATAGGGCAATATTCAGCAGGATTCCTTTTAGATTCTCAGAAGTTTTactttcattgtttttttacaCCTCCTGCTGTAAATTGGGACCTGGTGTGTTCAAGAACCACGTTGTGCGAAAGTTCACTTCAGGACGCAGACTTCGCAACAGGAAATTCCTTCAGTTTTACTCTCAATGCCTCATAATCTGGAATAAACAATTCAACCTGCAGCTGCTCAAAGATATTTCAGTATGGGGATAAGGAGGAACGCACCCTTTCGCTAGGAATTCGACATCCCACACATTTAGAAAAAGTAGAATCAGCACTTGCAGCTAAGCACTCAAGCCGGATGGACAGAGCTGAGATTTAATGCATCAAAATAAAGACGATAAAGCAGAAGACAGGGGACCGTACTTCAGCTgactcagcacagcagagacgGCCTAATAAGATCCAAAGCTATACCCAGAAGTGCTGTCTACATATACACTAATGCAGAGATTGTGAAATGCATGCAGCGACAATTGTGGTTTTATTTTGCAGAGGATGAATAGAATTAAGTGAATGGTGCTGAGCACCACAATGAGGCCATTAAATAGGGATTAAACTGTATTTTCTGGAATTTCCAGAACTTTAACATATGAACTGAACAAACCACCCGAGATGAAAACCGGTCTTTCTTTATGTAGAGAAAAGGTGAAAAGGTCTTTGTCACGGCAGTGTCCTCCAGTCCATTCGGAGTCATTAAAGGCGAACTACTAATCCAGTCTTCACACACGTGACGTGAGACTCTGCAGGAGAGCCGTCAGATAAAATACCTGCAGATGGCAGACAGGTGTGTGGGAAGCAGAGATAAGCGAACATCCTTCCTCGTGCAGCAAATGCCACCTGAGAAAATACTCCGGTAATATTAAACCCGGCCAAATGCGGTAAGAAGACCCAACAGCCTTATACTACAGAGGCATTGCTGATTGAAGAAATcacagacacctttttttaTAACCTTAATTTGCATGTTGTACCCATACACAAGTTCAAAAACCAAGAATACAACTGGTTTCTTTTAAATAATGCATATGTTACAggttcacattagagaggattAAAAAAACTGCCACAAATATGTAACAGTAGTATGGTCGTACAGCAAGTGATAAAGTTTAAGAAATGGACGAAGACCAAAATGCACTtaatagcggggggggggggggggggggggagagacacgCATCAAAATATCACAGTATATACGGTACACTGTCCATGAATCCATGATTAGAATAAGATGAGGTCAAGAAATGCTGCAAAACTGTTTAGAAATGTACAAAATCCGTGCGACTTAAACAATAAAGAGGAAAAAGTGCATGAGGCCCCCCAAAGTGTGTAAGAGGGAGCAGGAGTCACGTCTAATTCAGCAAGTGAGAACATCTCTGCTTCATTGCCTTCAAGAAGGAGAGGGGAGAAGCCATGTTGGGCGGAGTGGAGCTCAGAGCAAGGCGGACGTTTGTCGAacattaaatctgacaagtcaaAAACATCGCTAATAACACTAAGCTGTACGCAAGGAAAGCACACAGATCATGCAAGAAGTTGCTGATTAAACAGGAGATGCATCAGTTGTGAGAGTGATTACACAGACCTGATTCATTTTTTATGTATTCAGGGAGTCAAATATGACAGGAGTACAGAAGTACTCAAGGCACGCCGAGAGAGGGCCGGTGAGAGAAAGGTCACATCTCATCTCCACTGCCAGAACAAATGTTCACCAGAGCATGTACTTAATCCCACAGCTAGAAAGGCAGAAATTTATCATAAGATATTGCTGGGGATCTAGATCGCAAACTATCCACACACAAAAGCCGGTTTCAGTCTGATGCACACTGAGCTTAACATAGACGCATTTCCAAGAACAGCAGAGGACGATGTACATTTAAAAAGCAACAATGGGCAAACTAGTGGAATGCTCCAATATTAAAGGCTTAGGGTTATCTTAAGGTTATCTTGGGACTGTCACATCTAGTCTTAAATCTACAACAACAATTTTAAACATACACGGTCATCATCACATGCACCCTTACCCAATCAGCAACAGTtgttaataacaaataaacgcTCTCTATGATAATTATGTCTACGGTGCCAACCCCTAGGCATAcaaaatatttcttaaaattCTCAAGTACTAGAAGTGCTATTTTACAAGAGAAAAAGCCGTACTTGTGACAAAACAGTTTAATATCGAGCACTGCGGATAAGGTGTGGCATTGAGTTTTCACAGACATCTCTGCACTGGTCTTTGGTTAGCGCACCACAAACCTATTACTGTTCTGCAGACGTGGAACAAACTCGCAAACAGCAATTTAGCGTCTGAAAGCCACTCCTTCATGCCTCCAGACTTGCCCTTAGTTTCCTTTGGTAGACAGCCATGATGTTCGTTTCTCTTTTAAAAAGGCAGCTGCTGAACTTATTAGGAATTAGGCCGAGGTCTTACAGAGGTACAAGACATGGCGTTAACACATTTACTTATGAGTGCGGCCTGCTGCTAGGGGCCACCAGGATTAGCGCTCGCTAAAGCAGGGGGCAAGACGACCGTGAACACTAACTGCTCACGGGGCACAATCCGACCTGATGCGCTCAGCCTTGACAGCTCAAAAATGTTTTGGAAATCCAAGAGGGATCAAAGCACATCTCATTAAGGATGACGTGCGGATCTGTCCTTGATGTGAACTTTGGACTCAAATGTCCAtcttttcattttcacaacaagCCACATCCATTATAAGTAAAGGATACCAGCTTGTTTACACCGCCCGGTATCTAAAACTTACGTAATTACGTAAACAGAAGCATTATACCTTCACACTGGGTAGGGAACAAACTTATGAAAACATGTATATCTATTtgcttggatttttttttacccttaTCTGTAAATAGAAGTAATATCTTTTCAAAAAACTATCCAAAATCCTTgagtcaataaaaaaaaatgcaactattatatataataaataagcaATTTCATTTATATTCAAATACAAAAGTCTGCTGAAAAATTGACCAAAAGCCAGCAATGAAGAAACTGGCAAATAATTTTCTAAAAATATTCCTTCTAGTAAAAGGACTTAGAATATGGAATTAACAGGTAAAGCACTGCTTCAAGGGTCCTTCAAATGGTGATATGGAAAGAGTCGTGTAGCCACTTGTCCTTCACATCCCCATTAGGGGAAGAGTCCCCGTTGGCATCCGGCTGCTCGGTCGGGGTTAAACCTGCCTCCTGGTAATACTCTTCCTCCTCGTCGAAGTAGCCGTTCTCCATCCCATAAGGTCCGTCTGAATTAGAGCCGGAAGTGAGGTCCTGGCAGCTGCCTTTGTACTCCTGGATGGATTCGTGTAGAGACCACAGCTGACACAGCAGCGACATATCCTGCTGACGCAGCCCCACCTGGAAAACGATCGAATGGCCATGCATTTAAGTTACAAATGCAGTAGGGTATGGAAGTACAGATCATTTCTGGAAGGTCAGACCACAATTCGGGGTCCTGGGTCTATAACAGCACCCGAGTCACTTAAAAATAAGTTGAACCAATAGAGAATGACTCCTGCCGCCGCAGCCCTGTTATAAACTCCTCTATTGAACTACGTAGTTCACGGCTCCTTTGTTTAAGGGTTTCTAGAAGTGTCTCGCCGTT from the Brienomyrus brachyistius isolate T26 chromosome 19, BBRACH_0.4, whole genome shotgun sequence genome contains:
- the arv1 gene encoding protein ARV1, with translation MEQAPFRCIECNADAHELYRDYRNGILKITICESCRKPVDKYIEYDPVIILIDAILCKTQAFRHILFNTKINIHGKLCVFCLLCEAYLRWSQLPGSEKTVDPADIIRYTKEWDFYGMFGLAALELGVFLGGVLAFLWLLQRFRRAHLKPQLLFEALLLSCYGKLLLIPAVIWEHDYSPLCFGLIRLFVLASNSQAIRVILNISRRLSIMAVFFGLLLETGMAKRIHTLL
- the fam89a gene encoding sprT-like domain-containing protein Spartan, translated to MSGKSANGTAAGTPGCIEGLPPLPKSLSGLLNSSGGSWREMERMYAKKTMIQDDLSRGRSHTDSLAASKPANLDAALALLRKEMVGLRQQDMSLLCQLWSLHESIQEYKGSCQDLTSGSNSDGPYGMENGYFDEEEEYYQEAGLTPTEQPDANGDSSPNGDVKDKWLHDSFHITI